From a region of the Rhodococcus sp. 4CII genome:
- a CDS encoding PEP-utilizing enzyme has protein sequence MTTSWPCDDKSSERFPIFTRANTGEVFSDAATPLTWSTFGRGVYDAAYRDGLYEIGVFTEEDFRPEGECEVVGCFGGYVYINVSISRVLAVRTPGMTAEAIDRSLFGEHPDVRPYAPHPADENQQCTERMVAWMEGLFAASDVPELVKHRARVDTIVAERPDLTDLSDQELVDRYRSLVPEMRPVFATHIVHLYASNIITGLLAQVGEAVGEGELVAKMTSGLGEVDSAQQSFDLWELSRSIRHSPRLSAAFEGGITGVLDRIRTHDAADAKEFLAQWDAFLASWGFLGPSVWEGRSPTYRSNPEIPLRMLDHARQVPDEGSPAVRTANAVSERDAAVAAIAAKLDDDMRGQFLAAAQAAKLYLPAREATKVQCTRLCEEARMTMRELGGRLVGRGILSRWEDVLLLMNDEFDAFLSDPESFRATIADRKTTLQTLEQKWPPFILDGPPPSIEDFADRNNSIVNPVDSGEILGGLGVAPGVHTGPARVVRSLMDDVDVEPGDVLIAMTTDSSWGPLFLSAGAVVCQTGAAISHAAIVARELGIPAAVSVQDCTTRIPDGTMITVDGSSGKVTVH, from the coding sequence ATGACTACGTCATGGCCTTGCGACGACAAGTCGAGCGAACGTTTCCCCATCTTCACGCGCGCCAACACCGGTGAGGTGTTCAGCGATGCAGCGACACCCCTTACGTGGAGTACGTTTGGGCGTGGCGTGTATGACGCTGCGTACCGTGACGGTCTCTACGAGATCGGGGTGTTCACCGAGGAAGACTTCCGCCCTGAGGGCGAGTGCGAGGTCGTTGGGTGCTTCGGTGGCTATGTGTATATCAACGTCTCGATCTCGCGCGTGCTAGCAGTGCGCACGCCTGGGATGACGGCGGAAGCTATCGACCGGTCGTTGTTCGGCGAGCACCCGGACGTCAGGCCGTACGCTCCGCATCCGGCTGACGAGAATCAGCAGTGCACCGAGCGCATGGTTGCGTGGATGGAGGGCTTGTTCGCCGCGTCGGACGTTCCGGAACTGGTCAAGCACCGAGCGCGGGTCGACACGATCGTCGCGGAGCGACCTGATCTGACGGATTTGAGCGATCAGGAACTCGTCGACCGGTACCGTTCCCTGGTCCCGGAGATGCGACCGGTCTTCGCCACCCATATCGTCCACCTGTACGCGAGCAACATCATTACCGGTTTGCTGGCCCAGGTAGGCGAAGCGGTCGGTGAGGGTGAATTGGTTGCGAAGATGACTTCGGGACTCGGCGAGGTCGACTCCGCGCAGCAATCGTTCGACCTCTGGGAGCTGTCTCGCTCGATTCGCCACTCTCCGAGGCTGTCGGCAGCGTTCGAAGGCGGAATCACTGGGGTCCTCGATCGCATACGGACTCACGATGCTGCCGATGCAAAAGAGTTTCTCGCACAGTGGGACGCGTTCCTCGCCTCGTGGGGATTTCTCGGACCAAGCGTGTGGGAGGGCCGTTCACCGACCTACCGATCCAACCCCGAGATCCCACTTCGGATGCTCGACCACGCGCGCCAGGTCCCGGATGAAGGCTCGCCCGCGGTCCGCACAGCGAATGCGGTTTCAGAGCGCGACGCCGCGGTCGCCGCCATCGCCGCCAAACTCGACGATGACATGCGAGGCCAGTTCCTGGCGGCGGCCCAAGCGGCGAAGCTCTACCTGCCGGCCCGTGAGGCGACGAAAGTGCAGTGCACGCGGTTGTGCGAGGAGGCGCGTATGACCATGCGCGAACTCGGCGGCCGGCTGGTAGGCCGTGGCATCCTCTCCCGCTGGGAGGACGTCCTGCTCCTCATGAACGACGAGTTCGACGCGTTCCTGAGCGATCCCGAGTCTTTCAGGGCCACAATCGCCGACCGCAAAACCACGTTGCAAACTCTTGAACAGAAGTGGCCGCCGTTCATCCTGGATGGTCCTCCGCCCTCCATCGAGGACTTCGCGGACCGGAACAACTCTATCGTCAACCCGGTGGACAGTGGCGAGATCCTCGGAGGTCTCGGAGTGGCACCGGGCGTACACACCGGGCCGGCTCGCGTCGTCCGGTCTCTGATGGACGATGTCGACGTCGAGCCAGGCGATGTTTTGATCGCGATGACTACAGATTCGTCCTGGGGACCACTGTTTCTCTCTGCAGGCGCCGTGGTTTGCCAGACGGGTGCAGCAATATCGCATGCAGCGATCGTTGCCCGTGAACTGGGAATTCCCGCTGCGGTGTCCGTCCAAGACTGCACCACCCGAATTCCGGACGGGACGATGATCACCGTCGACGGAAGCAGCGGCAAGGTGACCGTGCACTAA
- a CDS encoding PEP-utilizing enzyme: MEKIWPCDDDASERFPIFTRANTGEVFVDAATPLTWSVYGRGVYENGYRDALYRIGAFTAEDFRPEGEGEVVGCFGGYVYINVSASRVLAVRAPGMTWEAIDQSFFGDQPDVPPYQPNPLDENPECTARMGEWMNSLFTATSLPEIDEHRRHIDRVIAERPDLTTLTDAELLARFRDLVPQMRKIFSTHMVQTYGSNIVTGTIAQAAAAAGRPELVSSLTAGVGNVDSVVQSIDIWNLSRLANAPAVAAEFDKGIDDVVARLETSESQESTKFLEAWRAFIRQWGYLGPSIWELRSPTYEQNPEIPLKMIDRARGVPDSGSPEIRARRLEHDRLRAVTVVAELLDGAELHDAFLAAANVVPLYMPAREAIKVQCTRMLEEARKTMRELGGRLTEAGTLERWQDVLLLMDDEIDDFVDDPAPWKDTVAARKEKLTLIESLTPPFVFSGTPPMLDQFTPRNAASTTTAAEAGTVLTGIGASPGTHTGRARIITSLDDESDFESGDVLIARTTDSSWGPLFLTAGAIVCETGAAISHAAIVSRELGLPSAVSVPDATSRIPGGTIVTVNGDDGTVLVH; the protein is encoded by the coding sequence ATGGAAAAGATCTGGCCCTGTGACGACGATGCGAGCGAACGCTTCCCAATCTTCACTCGCGCGAACACCGGCGAAGTGTTCGTCGACGCAGCAACTCCACTGACGTGGAGCGTCTACGGTCGCGGAGTCTACGAGAACGGATACCGCGACGCCCTGTATCGCATCGGTGCCTTCACCGCTGAAGACTTCCGGCCCGAAGGGGAGGGCGAAGTCGTCGGCTGCTTCGGCGGTTACGTTTACATCAATGTATCGGCGTCACGCGTCCTGGCTGTCCGAGCGCCTGGAATGACATGGGAAGCCATCGACCAGTCGTTCTTCGGAGACCAGCCTGATGTTCCCCCGTATCAGCCCAATCCGCTCGACGAGAATCCCGAGTGCACGGCACGAATGGGCGAATGGATGAACTCACTGTTCACCGCCACGTCGCTACCGGAGATCGACGAGCACCGTCGGCATATAGACCGGGTTATCGCAGAGCGCCCCGACCTGACGACGCTGACCGACGCCGAGCTCCTAGCAAGGTTCCGCGACCTCGTCCCGCAGATGCGCAAGATCTTTTCCACACACATGGTGCAGACCTACGGCTCCAACATCGTCACGGGCACCATCGCCCAAGCTGCCGCTGCAGCCGGAAGGCCCGAGTTGGTCTCCAGCCTCACGGCAGGTGTCGGCAACGTCGATTCTGTCGTGCAGTCAATCGACATCTGGAACCTGTCCCGCCTGGCCAACGCACCCGCCGTAGCCGCAGAGTTCGACAAGGGGATCGACGATGTTGTCGCGCGCTTGGAAACTTCCGAGAGCCAGGAATCGACGAAGTTTCTCGAGGCATGGCGGGCGTTCATCCGCCAGTGGGGCTACCTTGGCCCTAGCATCTGGGAGCTACGCTCGCCGACGTACGAACAGAACCCTGAGATCCCGCTCAAGATGATCGACCGAGCCCGCGGTGTTCCCGACAGCGGGTCACCGGAGATTCGTGCCCGGCGCCTTGAACACGACCGACTGCGGGCGGTCACTGTGGTCGCGGAACTCCTCGACGGGGCCGAACTCCACGACGCCTTCTTGGCGGCAGCCAACGTCGTGCCGCTCTACATGCCGGCTCGCGAGGCAATCAAGGTTCAATGCACACGCATGCTCGAGGAGGCTCGCAAGACCATGCGGGAGCTCGGCGGACGACTGACCGAGGCCGGAACTCTCGAGCGCTGGCAAGATGTCCTCCTTCTGATGGACGATGAGATCGACGATTTTGTTGACGACCCAGCACCTTGGAAGGACACGGTTGCCGCGCGCAAGGAGAAGCTGACCCTCATCGAGTCGCTCACGCCGCCCTTCGTCTTCTCTGGAACCCCTCCGATGCTCGACCAATTCACCCCACGGAATGCCGCCTCGACGACGACGGCCGCCGAGGCGGGCACCGTCCTCACAGGCATCGGGGCCTCACCGGGTACGCATACCGGACGGGCACGAATCATCACCTCATTGGACGATGAGAGCGACTTCGAATCGGGCGACGTTCTGATCGCGAGGACAACCGACTCCTCATGGGGGCCACTGTTCCTCACTGCAGGTGCCATCGTATGCGAGACTGGTGCGGCAATCTCTCACGCCGCGATTGTCTCTCGCGAACTCGGACTACCTTCGGCAGTTTCGGTACCCGATGCGACGTCGCGGATCCCCGGCGGCACAATCGTCACCGTAAACGGTGACGACGGAACGGTACTCGTCCACTGA
- a CDS encoding PLP-dependent aminotransferase family protein yields the protein MPDFEPQLSARDLSAMLGAWRADEGTLSVGLATAIAHMIESEKLTSGVRLPAQRALAAELEVARGTVTTAYEILSGGGYVTAEVGRGSTVSSISKPRLRPAANDVFGYGPTPVAIDLSTQSLPSSAAMKAVLEHVNPTSLRPYLETDGHTPYGLQVLRSAVARHLTSSGTLTGPEQILITAGAQQALWLSVFVMTDHGNTVIVEDPTYRGILAVLESVNKALRVDSYPAVSAQLRVPPRSRSALVYLQSSVHSPTGRVRSKEMLDAFADVANAHDLLVVEDRSAADLIYDPDQRNAGLSGLIDPERLITVGTMSKLFWGGLRIGWIRSDPHTIARIADTKQTIDVTTSVVDQFLAAEVLENAQEAIADRRRLLLDHLGLTARIVREVCPRWDLAMPEGGSGLWIDTHSDSIEYVMKAQARGIRIAGGPSFSPTHGFETHIRLPVWSAAEALRHALQTVE from the coding sequence ATGCCGGACTTCGAACCGCAACTGTCCGCCAGGGACCTCTCTGCAATGCTTGGTGCTTGGAGGGCTGACGAGGGAACATTAAGTGTTGGTCTCGCGACTGCGATCGCGCACATGATCGAGTCGGAGAAGTTGACGAGCGGCGTTCGGTTACCGGCTCAGCGTGCGCTTGCTGCCGAGCTCGAGGTCGCGCGGGGGACAGTTACCACAGCGTACGAGATACTTTCCGGTGGGGGATATGTCACCGCCGAGGTGGGCCGCGGGTCGACAGTCAGCTCGATCAGCAAGCCCAGGTTGCGTCCGGCGGCGAATGATGTGTTCGGTTACGGACCAACCCCGGTAGCCATCGACCTGTCGACCCAATCGCTTCCATCGAGCGCGGCAATGAAAGCCGTTCTCGAACATGTCAATCCGACCTCGTTGCGGCCCTATCTCGAAACCGACGGGCACACCCCGTACGGGCTGCAGGTCTTGCGGTCGGCGGTAGCCCGTCATCTGACCTCGTCGGGAACTTTGACCGGCCCCGAACAGATCCTCATTACTGCCGGCGCGCAGCAAGCGTTGTGGCTGAGCGTGTTTGTGATGACAGATCACGGTAACACCGTGATCGTCGAGGATCCCACTTACCGAGGCATCCTTGCGGTGCTCGAGAGCGTCAACAAAGCTTTGCGTGTCGACAGTTATCCGGCGGTATCGGCCCAACTACGTGTACCCCCTCGGTCGCGTTCGGCGCTGGTGTATTTGCAATCGTCGGTGCACAGTCCGACGGGGCGAGTTCGGTCGAAGGAGATGCTCGATGCATTTGCTGACGTCGCAAACGCGCACGACCTGCTGGTGGTCGAGGATCGGAGTGCGGCAGACCTGATATACGATCCGGACCAACGAAATGCCGGTTTGAGCGGTCTGATCGACCCGGAGCGATTGATTACGGTGGGCACGATGTCGAAACTGTTCTGGGGTGGGCTTCGAATCGGGTGGATACGCAGTGACCCGCATACGATTGCCCGAATTGCGGATACCAAGCAGACGATCGATGTGACCACGTCAGTAGTTGATCAGTTCCTGGCTGCCGAGGTGCTCGAGAACGCGCAGGAAGCTATTGCCGACCGCCGGCGACTCCTTCTGGACCACCTCGGTCTCACTGCGCGCATCGTCAGGGAGGTGTGTCCGCGGTGGGACCTGGCGATGCCCGAGGGTGGGAGTGGGCTGTGGATCGACACCCACTCCGACTCGATCGAGTACGTTATGAAGGCTCAAGCCCGTGGTATCAGAATAGCCGGTGGCCCGTCCTTTTCGCCGACTCACGGGTTCGAGACTCATATCCGACTACCGGTCTGGAGCGCAGCCGAAGCTCTCAGACACGCGCTCCAGACCGTGGAGTGA
- a CDS encoding histidine phosphatase family protein → MAVQLLLIRHAQPHAVTHNPSGADPGLTPEGSDQASRLSDYLATKPFGEISHLVSSTMRRAIETTEYVQRVVGLEPDLDDRIVEVDSGWKTYGTGIGHYPNRRAGWDDLNNGRFGGNTFDLNEFRGRIVGGFDDIVSRADPQSVVAVVCHGGVISAYLSHILGTARTFFVDTAYTSITRIHVDGDYRELLSVNETDHLR, encoded by the coding sequence ATGGCCGTTCAACTTCTTCTCATTCGTCATGCACAGCCTCATGCCGTCACCCACAACCCGTCCGGGGCGGACCCAGGGCTGACACCTGAAGGATCAGACCAAGCCTCACGACTTTCCGACTATCTTGCAACTAAACCCTTCGGTGAAATTTCCCATCTGGTGAGCAGTACGATGCGCAGGGCAATCGAGACGACCGAGTACGTCCAGCGCGTCGTGGGTCTGGAGCCCGACCTCGACGACCGCATCGTCGAGGTCGATTCAGGATGGAAGACCTATGGGACGGGAATCGGTCACTACCCCAACCGCAGAGCTGGCTGGGATGACCTCAACAATGGCCGGTTTGGTGGCAACACCTTCGACCTGAATGAATTTCGCGGACGAATCGTTGGGGGTTTCGACGACATCGTATCGCGTGCAGATCCGCAGTCAGTTGTCGCTGTCGTGTGTCACGGCGGTGTCATCAGTGCGTATCTTTCCCACATTCTCGGGACGGCTCGTACGTTCTTCGTCGATACCGCCTACACGTCGATCACCCGCATCCATGTCGACGGCGACTATCGTGAACTGCTCTCGGTGAACGAGACCGACCATCTCCGTTGA
- a CDS encoding phosphotransferase family protein yields MHTLPQSSTPAAEVLRSVRDRFPTDSASQRAVDRKLDRRRGAGWSPLSLTQLTEAVRELLTEDEDGSDYEIHNPVWLTGGASKIQMSFELTAGADPTRRHLLLRMDPPESLNATIKTTEFEILRGVAGVLPVPRAYWIDDEARHLPEPGLICEFVDGVTKPTLTATGQVSGLGTNFGADLRKPLGDQLISSLAALHTIDPTGWASEALVVPTVGTTESANWQLNFERQLWLLDKFDASPIMDLAANWLARNLPTLDQVSVVHGDFRSGNFLFDESTAEVTAWLDWESAHLGDRHFDLAYCSQDLFGHYDESGDNFLVSGLVPRDEFFTRYEQASGLSVDPARLRWYTIFCGFSSTVKTLATSMRIAQLGRSHQDVLLARLEGTVPILLGQLGRQLEEVI; encoded by the coding sequence ATGCACACCTTGCCCCAATCCAGCACCCCCGCAGCAGAAGTTCTCCGTTCAGTCCGCGATCGATTCCCCACCGACTCGGCGAGCCAACGTGCCGTCGATCGCAAGCTCGATCGCCGGCGGGGCGCCGGATGGTCGCCCCTGTCGCTGACACAGCTCACCGAGGCGGTACGAGAGCTGTTGACCGAGGACGAGGACGGCAGTGACTACGAGATCCACAATCCGGTGTGGCTGACCGGTGGCGCATCCAAGATCCAGATGTCGTTCGAACTCACTGCAGGGGCCGATCCGACGCGGCGACATCTCTTACTGCGCATGGATCCGCCGGAATCCCTGAACGCAACGATCAAGACGACCGAGTTCGAAATTCTCCGAGGTGTCGCCGGCGTGCTCCCCGTACCACGGGCCTACTGGATCGACGATGAAGCCCGCCACCTACCCGAACCCGGACTGATCTGCGAATTCGTCGACGGTGTCACCAAACCCACTCTGACCGCGACGGGTCAGGTCAGTGGTCTCGGTACCAATTTTGGCGCGGATCTGCGAAAACCACTCGGTGACCAGCTGATCTCGAGCCTGGCGGCCTTGCATACCATCGATCCCACCGGCTGGGCATCGGAGGCGCTGGTGGTGCCTACAGTCGGCACCACCGAAAGCGCCAACTGGCAGCTCAACTTCGAACGACAGCTGTGGCTGCTCGACAAGTTCGATGCATCGCCGATCATGGACCTGGCGGCCAATTGGCTCGCTCGGAACCTTCCGACGCTCGATCAGGTCAGCGTGGTCCATGGCGACTTCCGAAGTGGCAATTTCCTGTTCGACGAGAGCACTGCGGAGGTGACGGCCTGGTTGGACTGGGAATCGGCGCACCTCGGCGATCGGCACTTCGATCTCGCATACTGTTCGCAGGATCTGTTCGGTCACTACGACGAGTCCGGAGATAATTTCCTGGTGTCGGGTCTCGTGCCTCGTGACGAATTCTTCACACGCTATGAGCAGGCGTCCGGCCTTAGTGTCGACCCGGCCCGTCTTCGGTGGTACACCATATTCTGCGGCTTCTCGTCAACCGTAAAAACTCTCGCAACCTCTATGCGCATAGCTCAGCTAGGGCGGTCCCATCAGGATGTCCTTCTCGCCAGATTGGAAGGGACGGTTCCGATTCTGCTCGGTCAACTCGGACGTCAGCTCGAGGAGGTTATCTGA
- a CDS encoding LuxR C-terminal-related transcriptional regulator produces the protein MADDIVVQALDTCRLVRARVTANPRLAPAHPLTGSHRLRDAADIGEFIAHAWDATSGLLNTVTADASAAEVGDLVTVLSRLRDLETALAENRRALTSTLSDVTTDALGRLSQCSNAAELMAMVPSQVARLGFDRVLFSTVSSGRWYPKSAYSRCGSEWASSHLDGEKGPGFLLPSAAAHCHPAHVNEATMLAHRERAFGFSLWQRSKSRNFWMIPVLHQHRVVGIIHVDCHLQERIPSKSEIDALRRFCHQLSVIIAHSAATNAPVIDRDLHSTAGLASVSVFGQLTTTTVPQREDTESDAEGSLSAREVEVIALMAEGLTNAQIGRRLTITEGTVKSHVKRILRKTSSSNRAEAVAIWMKPQRLAAV, from the coding sequence GTGGCCGACGACATCGTGGTGCAGGCGCTCGACACCTGCCGCCTAGTGCGCGCGAGGGTGACGGCCAATCCGCGCCTGGCACCCGCCCATCCATTGACTGGATCCCATCGATTGCGCGATGCGGCCGACATCGGCGAGTTCATCGCTCACGCGTGGGATGCGACAAGTGGTTTGCTGAACACGGTCACGGCCGACGCGTCCGCTGCGGAGGTAGGCGATCTGGTGACAGTGCTCTCGCGTCTGCGAGATTTGGAAACAGCGCTGGCGGAGAATCGGCGCGCGTTGACGTCCACGCTGAGTGACGTAACGACCGATGCGCTCGGCCGATTGAGCCAGTGTTCGAACGCAGCGGAACTTATGGCGATGGTCCCTTCGCAGGTCGCACGGCTCGGATTCGACCGGGTGCTATTTTCGACTGTCTCATCGGGGCGGTGGTATCCGAAGTCTGCATACTCGCGGTGTGGATCCGAATGGGCATCGTCGCACCTCGACGGTGAGAAGGGGCCCGGATTTCTTCTGCCCAGCGCCGCCGCCCACTGCCATCCTGCTCACGTGAACGAGGCGACCATGCTCGCACATCGCGAACGTGCGTTCGGCTTCTCGCTGTGGCAACGATCGAAATCGAGAAACTTCTGGATGATACCGGTACTGCACCAGCACCGCGTGGTGGGCATCATCCACGTCGATTGTCACCTCCAGGAGCGTATTCCGAGTAAGTCCGAGATCGACGCGCTCCGCCGATTTTGTCATCAGCTATCGGTAATCATCGCTCATTCGGCAGCGACGAATGCGCCGGTGATCGACCGTGACCTTCACTCGACTGCCGGGCTGGCATCCGTATCGGTGTTCGGACAGCTCACCACCACAACTGTCCCGCAACGCGAGGACACCGAATCCGACGCGGAAGGGAGCCTGTCCGCGCGTGAGGTCGAGGTGATTGCACTGATGGCCGAAGGTTTGACCAATGCGCAGATTGGCCGGAGGCTCACGATTACGGAAGGAACGGTCAAGTCGCACGTCAAACGGATACTCAGAAAGACTTCCTCGTCGAATCGGGCTGAGGCCGTTGCCATATGGATGAAGCCGCAGCGACTCGCCGCGGTATGA
- a CDS encoding NAD(P)-dependent alcohol dehydrogenase: protein MQITAAVAHGPHQDFRIETVDLASPRNDEIVVEIRGVGLCHTDIAARDGVYGLPYPLTLGHEGSGVVVAVGQDVTSVTAGDKVAVTFSSCGTCRPCANGRPAYCTTFTQENYIGSRPDGSETMVMDGSPVHAHFFGQSSFASHALVTERNTVKVDTDLDISLVGPLGCGIQTGAGAVMKSMNCAEGSSLVVLGGGPVGLAAVMGAVIRGCSTIIVVEPVESRRTLASQLGATQVIDPVGENLTQRIMEITPDGVDYIFDTTGRTEVITAAMDCAAQNATVGLVGVPADFSVNLPLNIVGAMQKGLTVRGIVEGDSQPQSFIPELLAYHAAGKFPFDTIISTYPFSKINEAVAAQERGEVTKLVLVPDA, encoded by the coding sequence GTGCAGATCACCGCAGCTGTCGCCCATGGCCCCCACCAGGACTTCAGGATCGAGACAGTGGACCTTGCATCACCTAGGAACGATGAGATCGTCGTCGAGATCCGTGGAGTCGGCCTGTGCCACACCGATATCGCGGCCCGGGACGGTGTATACGGCCTGCCCTATCCGCTCACCCTCGGACACGAGGGCAGCGGGGTGGTCGTGGCCGTGGGCCAGGATGTCACGTCGGTCACCGCCGGCGACAAGGTCGCAGTAACCTTCAGCAGCTGCGGAACCTGTCGTCCATGCGCGAATGGGCGTCCGGCATACTGCACAACCTTCACACAAGAAAACTACATCGGTAGTCGGCCAGACGGATCAGAGACCATGGTCATGGACGGGTCGCCCGTGCATGCGCACTTCTTCGGTCAATCATCCTTCGCCTCACACGCGCTCGTGACCGAGCGCAACACCGTCAAGGTCGACACGGACCTCGACATTTCTCTCGTCGGCCCGCTCGGCTGCGGCATCCAGACCGGCGCCGGGGCTGTGATGAAGTCGATGAACTGCGCGGAAGGAAGCTCGCTGGTCGTACTCGGCGGCGGTCCCGTCGGACTGGCCGCGGTGATGGGCGCGGTCATCCGTGGCTGCTCGACGATCATCGTGGTTGAGCCCGTCGAATCGCGAAGGACCCTTGCCTCACAACTCGGCGCGACCCAAGTGATCGACCCGGTAGGCGAGAATCTGACTCAACGGATCATGGAGATCACACCGGACGGCGTGGACTACATCTTCGACACAACCGGCAGGACCGAGGTCATCACCGCCGCCATGGATTGCGCGGCACAGAATGCCACGGTTGGCCTGGTTGGCGTACCTGCTGACTTCTCAGTGAACCTCCCGCTCAACATCGTCGGTGCTATGCAGAAAGGACTCACCGTACGCGGCATCGTTGAAGGCGACAGCCAGCCACAGTCGTTCATTCCGGAACTACTCGCGTACCACGCCGCCGGCAAGTTCCCTTTCGACACCATCATCTCGACGTACCCATTCTCGAAGATCAACGAGGCAGTCGCCGCCCAAGAACGCGGTGAAGTCACCAAACTCGTGCTAGTGCCGGACGCCTGA
- a CDS encoding FadR/GntR family transcriptional regulator, whose protein sequence is MASQQARLNIGAVHVPRPADVYADLIRDKILAGELLVGTLLPPERMLVEESGLTRAIVREALHRLQGQGLIVTKPGRGGGSIVSRPTAAAFMSSVDLQLQGWAPGTQMLFESRQVIEPWCAYFAAERRTDADLRALRLIDEQSAEAINDLGDFIECKVRWHTALATASHNDLLSTFMEAVSRAILRQTDNEAHRDQDAMQRSLDAHRAITAAIAEGSSPAAYQLMTRHVHTPPVVNATTVDSLPADYCSVRSPRQA, encoded by the coding sequence ATGGCGAGTCAGCAAGCGCGTCTCAACATCGGTGCGGTTCACGTCCCTCGTCCCGCAGATGTCTACGCCGATCTGATCCGGGACAAGATCCTCGCTGGTGAACTTCTCGTGGGCACGCTACTTCCGCCGGAACGAATGCTCGTCGAAGAGAGCGGTCTTACACGCGCCATTGTTCGCGAAGCTTTGCATCGCTTGCAGGGGCAAGGACTCATCGTCACGAAACCAGGGCGCGGAGGTGGATCGATCGTTTCACGACCAACTGCGGCAGCATTCATGAGCTCTGTCGACCTTCAACTTCAAGGCTGGGCCCCAGGGACTCAGATGCTCTTCGAGTCGAGGCAGGTCATCGAACCGTGGTGTGCGTACTTTGCCGCCGAACGACGAACGGACGCCGACCTGCGAGCGCTGAGGCTAATCGATGAACAATCAGCCGAGGCGATCAATGACCTGGGTGACTTCATCGAATGCAAGGTTCGTTGGCATACCGCTCTCGCCACGGCCAGCCACAACGACTTGTTGTCAACGTTTATGGAGGCGGTGTCGCGTGCAATCCTGCGACAAACCGACAATGAGGCGCATCGAGACCAGGATGCGATGCAACGGTCACTCGACGCGCATCGGGCAATCACTGCTGCCATCGCCGAGGGGTCGTCGCCCGCTGCCTATCAACTCATGACGAGGCACGTGCACACACCACCAGTTGTGAACGCGACGACGGTGGACAGTCTTCCCGCCGATTACTGCAGCGTACGCTCACCCCGCCAGGCGTAG